The genomic window GACGGCTACGTCGCGAAGCTCAAGGAGGTCTGCGACCTCGCCGAGGACTTCCACGCGATGACCATGGTCGACGACAGCCACGCGGTCGGCTTCATGGGCGCGCGAGGGCGCGGCACGCACGAGTACTGCGGCGTCATGGGGCGCGTCGACATCATCACGGGCACCCTCGGTAAGGCGCTCGGCGGCGCGAGCGGCGGCTACACGGCGGCGCGCAAGCCGATCGTGGAGTGGCTCCGGCAGCGCAGCCGGCCCTACCTCTTCAGCAACACGCTCGCGCCCGTCATCGCGGCGACCAGCCTGAAGGTGCTCGACCTGCTCGAGGAGAGCGACGCGCTCCCGAAGAAGCTGCACGACAACAGCAAGTACTTCCGCGCGGGCATGGAGAAGCTCGGCTTCGAGCTGCTGCCCGGCGACCACCCGATCATCCCGGTCATGCTCGGCGACGCGAAGCTCGCCACCAAGATGGCCGACGCGCTCCTGAAGAAGGGGATCTACGTGATCGGCTTCAGCTATCCGGTCGTGCCCAAGGGCGCGGCCCGCATCCGGACCCAGATGAGCGCCGGCCACGATCGGGCACACCTGGACCGCGCGATCGAGGCCTTCGGCGAGGTCGGCCGGGACCTGGGGGTGATCGCGTGAGAGCCCTCGTCAAGGCCAAGGCCCAGGAGGGCATCTGGCTCCAGGACCAGCCGCGCCCCGAGATCGGCCCGAACGATGTGCTGATCGAGATCAGCAAGACCGCGATCTGCGGCACCGACATCCACATCTACAACTGGGACGAGTGGTCGCAGCGCACGATCCCCGTGCCGATGACGGTCGGCCACGAGTTCGTCGGCCGCGTCGCCGAGCTGGGGAGCCACGTGCGCGGCTTCGAGGTCGGCGACCGGGTCAGCGGCGAGGGCCACATCACGTGTGGACACTGCCGCAACTGTCGCGCCGGCAAGCGGCACCTGTGCCGCAACACGGTCGGCGTGGGCGTCAACCGCACCGGCGCGTTCGCGGAGTACCTCTCCATCCCCGCGACCAACGCGTTCAAGCTGCCCGACGACGTCTCCGACGACATCGCGGCCTTCCTCGACCCGCTCGGCAACGCGGTGCACACCGCGCTCAGCTTCGACCTCGTCGGCGAAGACGTGCTCATCACGGGCGCGGGCCCCATCGGCTGCATGGCGGTGGCCATCTGCAAGCACGTCGGCGCGCGTCACGTCGCGATCACCGACGTCAACCCGTTCCGGCTCGAGCTGGCGAAGAAGCTCGGCGCGACGCGCACCATCGACGTGCGCACCGAGAACATCGCGGACGTGCAGAGGGAGCTCGGCATGACCGAGGGCTTCGACGTCGGCCTCGAGATGAGCGGCAACGGCCAGGCGCTGCGGGACATGCTCCGCAACATGAACCACGGCGGCCGGGTCGCGATCCTCGGCATCCCGCCGTCCGACACCGCCATCGACTGGGACCTCGTCATCTTCAAGGGCCTCGTGCTCAAGGGCGTCTACGGCCGGGAGATGTTCGAGACCTGGTACAAGATGATCTCCATGCTCCAGAGCGGGCTGGACGTCTCGCCCATCCTCACCCACACGCTCCCCGTCGAGGAGTTCCAGAGGGGCTTCGACGTGATGCGCTCGGGCGAGAGCGGCAAGGTCGTGCTCGACTGGCGCAAGGCAGGGTGAAGCCGCGGTGATCGCCGAGACGCCGTGCCTGCTCCTCGACCGCGCGCGGCTCGACGCGAACTGCGCGCGGATGCGAGAGGCGGTCGCGCGGCGCGGCGCTCGGCTGCGGCCGCACGTCAAGACCGCCAAGTGCGTCGAGGTCGCCGACGCCGCGCTCGGGGACGCGCCCTTCCGCGGCATCGCGGTGTCCACGCTGGCCGAGGCGCGCTTCTTCGCGGCCGCCGGCTGGGACGACATCACCTACGCGGTCGGCGTCACCCCGCAGAAGCTGCCCGCCGCGAAGGCGATCGACGGGCTGACCGTGCTGACCGACGACGTCGACGTGGCGCACGCCATCGCGACCGCGGAGCTCCACGCGTGGCTCGAGGTCGACTGCGGGCAGGGGCGGGGAGGGTGCGCGCCCGACGACCCCGCGCTGATCGCCGCCGCGCGAGCCCTCGGTCCGCGCCTGCGCGGCGTGCTCACCCACGGCGGACAGAGCTACGGGTGCCGCTCCGTCGAGGCGGCCCGCGAGGTGGCCGAGGTCGAGCGCGCCGCGGCGGTCGAGGCGGCCGAGCGCATCCGCGCCGCGGGCGTCGCGTGCCCCGAGGTGAGCGTGGGCAGCACGCCGACCGCGCTCCACGCGGCGAGCCTCGACGGCGTCACCGAGGTGCGCGCGGGCGTCTACGTCTTCTTCGATCTCTTCCAGCACGCGATCGGCTCCTGCGGGCGCGACGACCTCGCGCTGAGCGTCCTGGCCTCGGTCGTCTCCCGGCGCCCGGACGGCTCGGTCTGGATCGACGCGGGCACGCTCGCGTTGAGCAGCGAGCGCAGCCTCGACGCGGTCGGCGGGAGCGGCTTCGGCGAGGTGACCGACCTCGACGGCCGCCCGCTCGGTCGCGTCGTCTCGACGAACCAGGAGCACGGGCACGTGGTCGGAGAGGCGCCGCTGGACCTCGCGGTCGGCGCCCAGCTTTGGGTCTGGCCCAACCACGCGTGCATCACCGCGGCGATGCACGACCGCTATCACGTGGTCGAGGCCGGGCGCGTCGTGGCCGAGTGGCCGCGGCTGCCCGGCTGAGCTTGCCCGGCTGAGCTTGCCAGGCTGGCGGGATCGACTCATATCGCCGGCGTGGCCGACGACGACGAGACCCTTCGAGATGGCGGCGGCGCGCACGACGGGCCGGCGCGCACCTCGCCGTATCCGATGAGCCGGCTCGCGCCCGCGCACGACCTGGTCGACGTGGCCCGACAGATCCAGCAGGCCGACCGGACCATCGGCACCGTGGTGACGTCCAAGCTCGACGTGATCGCCAAGCAGATCCGTCTCCTGCAAGAGGAGGCGCGCGGCATCCTGGAGGGCGCGCGTCGGGACCTCGACCTGCACCGCGCGGAGTGCTCGTTCAGCAAGCGCGCGGGCGGGCTCTATCACCTCTACGAGCGGCCGGACGAGACCCTCTACTTCTCGATGCTCAGCCCCGACGACTGGCGCGGCAGCCCGCCGCACGCCTTCCGCGGGAGCTACCGCCTCGAGGCGGACCAGTCCTGGACCCCCGCCGACGACATCGACGGCGAGGCGCGGCGGCCCGAGGACGTCGTGCGCGCCCTCCTCGAGCCGCCGCCCGAGGGCTGACGCCGCTCAGGGGACCCGCTCGTCGGGGCCGATGTCCGGGCCCGCGCCGAGCGGGCGCGCGTCGCCTTCGAAGTCTTCCGGGGGCATCTCCGTGGCGTCGCCCGCGTCCACGCAGACCGAGCCCGCGGGCAGGTGGTAGTCGCCGCCCGCCAGCCCGAGGAGGCCGCAGTCGTTCAAGAGGTTGCCGCTCGCGCCCGCGAGCCGGTTGACGTCGCCGATCATCGTCAGCCGCGACGAGCCCTCGTCGAGGTAGAGGCTCGG from Sandaracinaceae bacterium includes these protein-coding regions:
- a CDS encoding alanine racemase; translated protein: MIAETPCLLLDRARLDANCARMREAVARRGARLRPHVKTAKCVEVADAALGDAPFRGIAVSTLAEARFFAAAGWDDITYAVGVTPQKLPAAKAIDGLTVLTDDVDVAHAIATAELHAWLEVDCGQGRGGCAPDDPALIAAARALGPRLRGVLTHGGQSYGCRSVEAAREVAEVERAAAVEAAERIRAAGVACPEVSVGSTPTALHAASLDGVTEVRAGVYVFFDLFQHAIGSCGRDDLALSVLASVVSRRPDGSVWIDAGTLALSSERSLDAVGGSGFGEVTDLDGRPLGRVVSTNQEHGHVVGEAPLDLAVGAQLWVWPNHACITAAMHDRYHVVEAGRVVAEWPRLPG
- a CDS encoding glycine C-acetyltransferase codes for the protein MDSSFLDHLNRELAGLKEQGLYKAERIITSQQAAEIEVSTGESVLNFCANNYLGLSNHPALIEAGKQALDAHGYGMSSVRFICGTQDVHKELEKRLSAFLGTEDTILYSSCFDANGGLFEALLGPEDAIVSDALNHASIIDGVRLCKAKRYRYANNDMDDLRAKLEEARKDGAKRIIVATDGVFSMDGYVAKLKEVCDLAEDFHAMTMVDDSHAVGFMGARGRGTHEYCGVMGRVDIITGTLGKALGGASGGYTAARKPIVEWLRQRSRPYLFSNTLAPVIAATSLKVLDLLEESDALPKKLHDNSKYFRAGMEKLGFELLPGDHPIIPVMLGDAKLATKMADALLKKGIYVIGFSYPVVPKGAARIRTQMSAGHDRAHLDRAIEAFGEVGRDLGVIA
- a CDS encoding DUF2452 domain-containing protein, translating into MADDDETLRDGGGAHDGPARTSPYPMSRLAPAHDLVDVARQIQQADRTIGTVVTSKLDVIAKQIRLLQEEARGILEGARRDLDLHRAECSFSKRAGGLYHLYERPDETLYFSMLSPDDWRGSPPHAFRGSYRLEADQSWTPADDIDGEARRPEDVVRALLEPPPEG
- the tdh gene encoding L-threonine 3-dehydrogenase, producing MRALVKAKAQEGIWLQDQPRPEIGPNDVLIEISKTAICGTDIHIYNWDEWSQRTIPVPMTVGHEFVGRVAELGSHVRGFEVGDRVSGEGHITCGHCRNCRAGKRHLCRNTVGVGVNRTGAFAEYLSIPATNAFKLPDDVSDDIAAFLDPLGNAVHTALSFDLVGEDVLITGAGPIGCMAVAICKHVGARHVAITDVNPFRLELAKKLGATRTIDVRTENIADVQRELGMTEGFDVGLEMSGNGQALRDMLRNMNHGGRVAILGIPPSDTAIDWDLVIFKGLVLKGVYGREMFETWYKMISMLQSGLDVSPILTHTLPVEEFQRGFDVMRSGESGKVVLDWRKAG